DNA from Danio aesculapii chromosome 10, fDanAes4.1, whole genome shotgun sequence:
TCGACTGTTACAGGTTTACGAACCAAAAAATAGGACAAACGAACCGTAGTTttgacacaaacaaacatttttaagcatATCTTACTGAGTTTAGAGTGTAAATAAGATTTATTTCGAAATCAACACACCTGTGTCTGGCGTTTGAATTCACTCTGGACGACGCTGATGACTGGAATCTGCAGCGTTGAGGCAATAAATTCCAACTTCACCAGTTCGTCTCTGTTTTGTGGAAAGGAAATGATGGCAGAAACTCCTTGAACAATGACAGTGTGGCAAACACTTTGCAGGAACGACACGGGATCCGCACAGGCAGGTGTAGATGAAGAGGAAAAGGAGAAAGCAGGTAATTCTCCGAGCCCTGCTTCCACAGCCATGACAATCTCGAGCGTGAGGTTGTAAGGTAAAAGCCCTGCCACTCGATTGAGGCTCTCTGAAGCGAGTATTACTGAGTCTCGTGGCAGAAACACAACATCCGGAGCCACTTGTTTGAGTACGGCTTTACTTTTGGAGGCCTTGTTGAGGTTATTCACAGAGCTTTTAGTCCTAATACCCCTCCAGTCTTCTTCGTGGTCACTTTGAAATATCACATCCCACTCTTCCCACATTTCTCTGTCCGCATCCCAGTCCAGATCTCTCCCACTGAAGGAATCCTGCCTGAATACTCGAGGCTGAAGATGCAGAGCTCCGACTCTCACCGTATGTCCGATTCTCTTAAGAATCTGACATGGTTGTGGATGCGCCAGAGACGCCGGAGGAACGAGGATCATTATCAAAGCGCTTGGCGCAAGAAATGAAAGCCACATCAACCTTCCCAGCGCACCCCAGATCCAAGAGCCCGGCATTACTCTAAACAAGGCTCGGTTAAGCTTTGGAAACGACGGGATCCGCGTCCACCTGCGCGCCCGGTGGCTCCTGCACAGCGCTGGATAGATGATGGATCACCGGTGAATCTCCTAGACGCAGCAAAGTTGCGCTCCTCTCCAACAGGCTTCTGAAGGATCGCCAGCAGTGCAAGTGTCCAGCGCGGATCAAAACACTCGTTTCTCATCTCAAACGCGTTTACTGACAAAACCTTTGGAGGAAACAATCAAAAACGAGTTTTACGCGCTCTCCAAACAGGTGAAAAGGCAGCTCGTTCTAATATGTAAACTGACTGCACAAATCCAAACCGATTCTGTTCTCCGCATCAGCATATGAAAAGTCCAAGAATATGATATAGTTAGATTTtccatttgtatgtattttagcaGGCAACCAGTATTCCATCTTGTATTTGATcacgttaaataaaaataaaaattacggATCTCCAGGAATGTATGCAATTTACGCACAAACTGTATAAGAACTAAAACGGACGTTTAAACGTGTTGATAAACTCCCCGAATGGCGCTGGTGCAGAATAGTGCGGATTATTGCACTGGCTGTGCTATGCTTTAACTCGTTCACTGCTGCACTGGCACTTCTGCTGCTTCAGGCATCAGTCAAACATTCATGGATGGCGTGcttttttattagtttagttttatcTAAAATATAAGTCAGCAGCTTTATTTCCCCCTCACAACAAGCAAAACGAAtaacttaaaatgaaaataatataataaaaatattgctttCATATAAACAAGGcacctttttcttttttgatcAATTGCCCAA
Protein-coding regions in this window:
- the LOC130236795 gene encoding glutamate receptor ionotropic, NMDA 3A-like, translating into MPGSWIWGALGRLMWLSFLAPSALIMILVPPASLAHPQPCQILKRIGHTVRVGALHLQPRVFRQDSFSGRDLDWDADREMWEEWDVIFQSDHEEDWRGIRTKSSVNNLNKASKSKAVLKQVAPDVVFLPRDSVILASESLNRVAGLLPYNLTLEIVMAVEAGLGELPAFSFSSSSTPACADPVSFLQSVCHTVIVQGVSAIISFPQNRDELVKLEFIASTLQIPVISVVQSEFKRQTQNLLHFQMAMQIPKPLKPISSSPCCP